The DNA region GGAAgaaacccttcccctaactccaTTGTATTGTTAACTAGCACCACCCACCTGTGATAATATACAAATCTATACAGCATATATAGAGATACAAGGCGTGGCTATTACCAACTTGTTTTTCATACCTTCATCTCTGTCTCCAGGGAACTCCCGTCCTCCAGGAAGGGCTGTACCATCTCATCTGTGACAGGGAAGTTGGGGGGAAGTGTTGTGCAGCGCTGGATCACATTGGGGTTGGATCCAATCAGAAATTGGGACCCAAAAAAGTCATCCTCCTTCCAGTGCTCAGAGACATATTCTAGGATGGAGGTATTATGTTCATGTAAGCTTAAACAAATCTCTAGATTGATTCAACAAACAAGTCTTACCAGAACAGAGTTACGGCAGTATGCACTATCCTAATAAGTGTATGGTTTTGAAGAGCAAGGACCTGGGTATAATTTTTAAGCTGGTAGGGCCCACTGATGTAAGAGCAAGTTGCTGTTTACTGCAATTACATCTAATAATGCACCCTATGTTTGATGTTGTAACTTGAGGGGTCTGCTCTTTTACCTGAGATGGGTGTCTTTCTGAACCAGAATACCTTTTTCATCTTATCAAAGTCTTCCCACTGCTTGGTGGAGTCTGCAAGGCCCTTCAGTTTGAGCTCAAACATTCTGGAAGAGGGTAGATGGGGTTAAAGGCGAAAGGTGAAAGGTTACAGGGATATTTCCTTCATGTTATGTTATTACCATCTCACAGTCTTAGGGATGGTTTTGTGTTTGCATCTTCAGATGGAAGAATGCTACACTGGTGGGTTTTATATTGGTGGGTTTTATATTGGTGGGTTTTATATTGGTGGGTTTTATGCACTGCTTTGAACCTACCCTGATTCTCTTGTGTAGATTGTCTCTACCTCTTTGGAAAAGGAAAAGAGAACTTCAGCAGGAAGGCCTGAGAGTTCTTTGGCACTGTTAATGTGGGGAAGTCCCTCAGCAAACTCATTCCACCTGAGGGTGGGACAAGAACACACACTTATTGAAACAAAGAAATGTGAACAGTTACACAGGCATGTGTACATATACTCACAGTAATCTACAGCATTATACAGATGGACAGGTATGTCAGTGTGTTGAGCTGGGAAGTAAAAACTTACTGGAACAGTTTCTTGTGACGCTCCAGCTCCTTTTTACGATGGTGCACCAGTAGAGGGAGCTCATCCTCAAAAACCTTACTGGCTGTGAAGTGGAGTGGCATAGGATGACAGAGGATGAGCAAAGAAGGTCAAAGTAGGCAAATGTATCACATCTTAATTACATTCTTGTAATATACGTTATACAGCTATGCAGAAGTTATATGATAAATAACATTGACTAGGGTATTTTATTCCCACACCTTTTCCTCCTCTCAGCTCCACAACCTCCCCTCTGGACACCCATTTGTAACAGGGGAAGTAGATGACATCATGCTCAGGTGTCGTTACGACAACCTTGGAGCAGAACCACTTGTTTTCTGGCAGGAACAGGTACTGCTCTTTCTCCAGCTTAACCAGGAGGAGGCGCCCCAGAGTTGAGGGGGTGGTCACAGTGTAGGTCCCTGTCTGTAGAGAATGGAGACGTGGCAGTTTAAGCCTACATCAGGCAAGTCGTTTTGaccaaaatattttgtattttgccCAAAAGCCTGTTTGTCCCACATGCCATTATTTTACAGCAGAGCCAAAGAGTGTAAAAATCCACATGAGCAAAAAAGTTCACTTTTGTGGCTGTCAAGGTGGCACCTGGAAGTGAACTAACcttttaaaaatactttaaaaatgttttaggAGACTATCCTCCTTGAGGCCTGTCACATTGTACATGTCACTACTAGTATAGAATGCCATCATCCTCGAGACACTAAAATGATGGTGAGTGAATATGAAAAACACTCCAACTCACTTGCATGACAATCTTCATTTCCAGTCACGGTCCGAGAAAATGGCTGATGCAAATGTCCCACATGTGCTTAAGATACCCAAATGTCTCACCGTATCAATATTTGACATACATACTGCAGTCTACCTCTAATGAATGAACATAAATTATTTTACCAATTCTGTGAACATCTTCCTATCAACATTATGTATAATCCTGTATATTGTTTGAAGTTGCCAGTTTTGTTTTAGGTGAAATCACACTTTTAAAAGCAGCCTTGAAAGTGATATTTTAGGAAGGTCTGGCATCTCTATGGTGCCTCTACCACAATCAGTCGTCTATACTTTCAGTAAAGGGTTATTACACATATTTGCAATTCTTAACTGCAACAACTCAGTTATTAATTCGCTTTTATATTTGTTTCACTGCAGGGttttaaaaaaatatgcaaaaaagacagacaaaaaaaGACAATCTATCACTGTCAAGCAACGTGAGGTACGCAAAGCTCATAACTCACCTTTCCAGTCATGAAATCTAGGACAGAGTTGGCCAAGTTTGTGCGCTCACTTGTCCAGTCCGTTCCGATCAGTGTGGCATATATACTGTCAGAGGTAGAAGAGTGCAGAAAGTCACCAGTATTCAGATCTATTTTGTACTGGTGTTGTACTAGTATTGCCATGGTGAGTCaatggcaaaaacaaacaaacctgaGATAGGCAAAAATGTACTAGAAAATATACCACTCTTTAGTGAATGTAGACAAGTGCAGGTGCATTATgtttctcttttgctctctctctgaaCATTCATTTGACTATCTTAAGGGGGTGTGTCTGAATCAAACAGGAGTATGGTTCCATGCAAGTGGACAGGGCAAATTATAGCATGAGGATTATCTATCAAAACTTTCCATATCTTCAATGTCCTTGGGCCTTAATCATCATTCATCTCAAATATGTGCTGCATTCTGATCAACAATACAATGCTACTCAGTATGGAATGAGATACAAAGAGGACAAATTGAATTTGTAATCCACTTTATTAATGCATTCTTTATAAAgacaattaattgcaaagttccATTTTCTAAAGTTGGTAGCCACTTCTTGCGACTTTAATCCAGGACTCTGGTACTCAGTGACTTCAGGACTTCAGCTGCCTTCTAGATCTTCATTTTGGTTATCCATTTTGGCTATCATTGATGATTGAAGTGATGCTCCAGAGCCTCTgtatcatttcagccagtagttttgaaagagGTGCTCACAAGACAAAACAGGTCCCATTTTTCGTGTACTCCGTCATCAAATTGTTTACTACGCCATACATTttttatgatatgttatgttttgtacAATTCGTAAAAAGAAAGTCGCATACTCTATGCTCCCAAACATTTAATGGGTATAGCAACCAGTGCCTTCTTCAATAAAATTTGTACTGTTAcattctaattctcagagtaaaaaactatatggacactatgaaagcttaaccaagtttaattcttcccagaggatcaatacagctgcattagacaaaaacattttcatacaagcactgatatttaacccttcctCCTGGGCTGAGTCTCATCctacacatctgtacaaacattgtaTCTTTACTGTTAGGCAGGACACTAAGTGATAAACTTGTATTTCTCCCTTAaagtgacctgacctgacctcgaccccccttcatcactaatccattgctctctccccttatcgatgcctgccacatgtgatcgcttccctgcactcaaTATTTATATAGGATACCGTATATAATGTttacgttatacattaccctctctccctcagtgacatgagtAAGTATATTTCATTATCTCAGAACCCAACAGTACAATATGTTAATAATTTGTTTAAGTAAACAGTAATCATTTGAATACCCTGTTCAGTGCagttgtacattcaatttgcccAGCAGGTTGCAATGATATGGGCATAAGCTCAATCATATGGATACACTATTCTCCATCTCGGCAGGGTTCAGGTAGTTATAGGGTAGTGTAAGTGTGGCATTCCTCTTAATGATTGATCGACTGAGGTAGGACAACTCTGCTTGGAACTGCTTAATAATCTGCATTGGGACAGCCTCATCAAAGTGTTGATCTGGGTATGTACCAAGGGGAATCTAAGGAAGACAGAACAAACATGATTTAAGTTACGTATATTTAGATTAGAAGAAGTGAACAAATCAGACTCGTATTTATGAATGGGTTTGTCAAAAGCAACAGTGACTGCGCCATATTACAGACACGACTCTAAAAACATAGCGGATCTTGACTTACAAGATGAAACAATTAGGGGACAAACTCACTGTGTCTGAGTATCTCTTGCTGAGCAGCCATGTGGAAGCCATGTTGTTGACAGTAGTGCTGAtgtttggcagtacttccaaaaTGGTTTTCATGCTAGATCTCCCCTTCATGGTGGGAGGAGCTTTGCGCAGTAACAGGGGGTTGTTGGGTACCCAACCACCGTAGTCAAACTAGGAAAGAGAGACATCCTTGTATAAACCAATGGTCAGAAGGCAAAATAAGTAACTTTGAGTTTAAGTAACAAAGCTATATTAAAACAAAACATGAACTATGTGATTATAGCCTAAATTCCCACTATAGTGTGTAGGTGGCTACTTTAATTGCTCTCTTCCTTAACTTACCTGCCCCATATTGAGGGCACAATGTTGAGCTGACACAGTGAAGATAATCATGGTAATGAATTTGACAACTTCCTCCACTTTGTCAAATCGCTTAGGGATTCCTGTGGAGGCAACATCAGTGGATGAGAAGGATAGGTAATACAACACGTCACAACAGTGTAGCTTTCTTGGTTTTATTGACTGATACTTCATAAGTAAAGTACCTGACTTGTTGTTTCCAAGGAACCCATGGATGAAGATCTCGTTGATCCAGTCCTGAAGCTCAGAGTCCCTGGACACTTCACTGTCAGAGGAGTAGAAGTGCTCCACCATCCCCTGGACAAAGCTTCACATCACAACACATTTTTAATGGCATGTTCAGTAAACCAAGCTAGCTACTAACAGTATTGATATCAAGCTTCAGCCCATACTGTTGTGTTATTTAGAATAATAGAGAAGTGTTATTAAAACTTTGCCATTAGGGGTTATTCAAATAAATAGTGCAACCTGTTGATGATCTTCCACAGCTTCAGGCCGTCCTCCCTGTAGTAGAAGTTGGGGATGGACTCCAGTCCTCGTGCAACAATGTTCTCCGGCAGACAGAGGGAGCTGTAGGTGATTTCTGATTGTGCCCTTTTCATGAGTTCCCTCAACCCCTCCTGTCCCATAGCACCCTAAAGAAAGGAAAAGTTTACGTCAATACAGCACGCCAAGTGGTAAACATGGAATTGTATCGGCTGAATCAATGCATTTAAGGTACGTACATTTGCTAAGGGTCCATCAGGACTAAGCAGTCTTTCTCGCGCAAGAAGGTTGATCTGCAGGGTGTAACGGAAGTGGGGTATCAGCAACTATGCAGAAACAGAGGGGAAATAGAAAGAACAAAagaaaaataagcaaagagaaggtGAACAATTTGTTTCATGACTGAATTTACAGTTCAGGGATTATAACGTGCATTTTCTTGCTCTTCATTGTTTGGTGGGACCCCAGTCTGTGTCAGGTTGTCATACCTTGTGGAGAGGGTGTATGATAGGAAGGCTCCGGAAGGTTGCCATAGTGAAGGCCTCTGCCAGTAAATGAGTGCCCAGTAGATGGTAGCTGATCTGGTACTCGGAGAAATCTGCGTTCCTCACAAAGATCTTGGCTAGCAGCCAGTCGTGCTTCGAGTCGCTAGGCAGAAATATAGGGTTCTGCTGAGAGGGCTGCTGCTCCAGCTGTGagataatatatgccatttagcagacacttttatccaaagtgacttacagtcatgtgtgcatacatttcacgtatgggtggccctgggaattgaacccacaaccctagcggtgcaagcgccatgctctaccaactgagccatacaggaccaaaACAGAAAAACCCAGAGGTCAGAAGTAATCATCACTTCTGAGGAACATATTTACTAAGCATTTGCAACATTGTAACATCTGCCCCTGTTTCCAGGTATGTGTACTGTACCTGGATGGCGATAGGCAGCAGTTTGTCCTCTGGGTTCTTGTAGAACAGGCAGAGGGCAGCCGTGAGGGGCAATGGTTTACCATTGACCACCCGGGTTGGCACACCCTCAAGCCTCTTGTAGTCGCAAAGGAATATGTTTCCTTCCTGTAGGGAGGAAAGAAAACAGAGGTAAAGACTTTGTGGGAACATAGAATTTAAAGTACCCACTGgccaaaaactggttgaataaatGTTGTTTCAATAAAAATATTCTGTGGGATGACACTGAACCAACGTGAAAAGTCATCAACATAggctatttttgtattttttcacccaacttgcaacttaaatccaatgacatggtgaaattgtttgttgatttcacgttagttgacaactcaaccaaatgtaaatcaaaggtagaagttgaactgacgtctgttccCTGTGGGTAGTTAACCAGTAGCTCATGCTATAACAGGACGAAGAAAAAAAAGAACGGATGTTCACGGATGATGTTACAAAAGGGTAGCATGTATAAAGTGAACAGAAGGGATCCAAGCACTGAACCTTAGGGAACATCACATCCCACTTCAGAGTTGCAAGATAACTTACAATCTAACTGTTCATAATTCATACCTGCATCTCCATCGCCAGGGAACTCCCATCCTTCAGGAAGGGCTGTACCATCTCATCTGTGACAGGGAAGTTGGGGGGAAGTGTTGTGCAGCGCTGGATCACATTGGGGTTGGTTCCAATCAGAAACTGGGACCCGAAAAAGTCATCCTCCTTCCAGTGCTCAGACACATATTCTAGAAGGGAGGATTTTTTTTTGAATCCCTTATTTTTGTAGGAGTTACTTTTTACTGATATCTCAAAATGACCCTTATAGTTGATATACAATTCAATGGATCAGGTCTCTTACCTGAAATGGGTGTTCTATTTttccagaaaacagttttcatcaTCTCCAGGTCTTTCCACTGCTCGGTGGAGTTCAACAGGCATTTCAGTTTAAGCTCAGCTATACTGGTAGGGGAAgatgggaagagacaggttatagGCCATGCTTATTCCCTCACAGTCATAGGAAAAGTTCTGGGCATCTGGATGAGCATCAGAGGTGGCACTTAAAATCaaaggacaggctcatagtaatggctggaatggaatgaatcaaacacatcaaacacctggtttccatgtgttttataCATTCCATTCACtacatttcagccattattatgagctgtcctcccctcaccagcctcctctgtcaaacatacagtatgttacactGGTACTGTTGTGGGAATTTAAACTGCTTTAGGTGTGCCGTCTGCTTTGAACTTACGCTGCAGCTTTGGTGTAGATAAACTCTGACTTTTTGGAGAAAGAAAATGTAACTTCAGAAGGGAGGGCTGAGACTTCAGTGGCGTTATTGATGTGGGTGACTCCCTCGGCATACACAAGCCACCTAATGGTGAGacaagaagacacacacacaatcaatctaAAAGTGTTGTACAGACAAGTTGACTGACTGTCAACAAAAAACAACTGGTAAAAACACTCACTGGAACAGTTTCTTGTGACGCTCCAGCTCCTTTTTACGATGGTCCACCAGTAGAGGGAGCTCATCCTCAAAAATCTTCCTGGCTGTGAAGTGGAGAGGACAAGATGTATTACACACTTATAGTAGCAGCAGGATTATAAATAACATTAGAGTATCCTCAGAACAAATGCTGAATCAGGACACACCTTTTCCTCCTCTCAGCTCCACAACTTCCCCTCTGGACACCCATCTGTAACAAGGGAAAAGGATTACGTCACCCTCCGGCATCGTCACGACAACCTTGGAGCAGAACAACTCATTTTCCGGCAGGAACAGGTACTGCTCTTTCTCCAGCTTGACCAGGAGGAGGCGCCCCAGAGACGAGGGGTTGGTCACAGTGTAGGTCCCTGTCTGTAGAGAATGGAGAAGTACAGGGTGTTgaatagctagctacatgcttGGGCTGAAGAGCAAGATCACATTCATTATGATTATCCCCTAAACATTAAATGGAATGTTTAGGGGGTAATGTACAGATAAGAACATATACAGGTAAGTTGACAGAAAGGATTTTAAGTGTGTTTTTTAACAATCTGGACAAACAAATGTTCTTAAAAGGGAAACCAGTGAGCAGTGTAAACTGGTTCTGCTGGTCCTCAAAGATAAGCCATAGCACCTCAAGATAAGATCACTTCAAAATATCTATTCACATGTAAATATCCCTAGAATGTGCCCGGTACTGACAGTAGCGCTGCCGCCCCAAAATAACACATTGCTCCTGGAGGCATGGGTTGAAACACAGACTGCACAACTTTCCATTCTATGTTCCATTCTTTCCATTCTATGTTCCATTCTTTCCATTCTATgtttcagtctgttatatctggagtatttctcctgtcttatccggtgtcctgtgtgaatttaagtaggctctctctaattctgtcttcctctctttatttctttctttctttctctctcggaggacctgagccttaggaccatgcctcaggactacctggcatgatgactccttgctgtccccagtccacctggccgtgctgctgctccagtttcaactgttctgcctgcggctatggaaccatgacctattcaccggacgtgctacctgtctcagacctgctgttttcaactctcttgagacagcaggagcggtagaaatactctcaatgatcggctatgaaaagccaactgacatttactcctgaggtgctgacctgttgcaccctcgacaactactgtgattattattatttgaccatgctggtcatttctgaacatttgaatatcttggccatgttctgttataatctccacccagcacagccagaagaggactggccaaccctcatagcctggttcctctctaggtttcttcctaggttttggcctttctagggagtttttcctagccactgtgcttctacacctgcattgcttgctgtttggggttttaggctgggtttctgtacagcactttgagatatcagctgatgtaagaagggctatataaatacatttgatttgattttgatatgaTTCTATGTTCCATTCTATGTTCCATTCTATGTTCCATTCTATGTTCCATTCTCTCCTCATCTCAATCATTTATCCACTGTATCTATcgataaaaaacacaaaatatgtaaatatatatacagtgcattcggaaagtattcagaccccttgactcttacACATtgtgttgcgttacagccttattctaaaattgattaaatacaacatcttgctcatcaatctacacacaataccccataatgacaaagcaaaaacaggttttaagaaatgtttgcagaaAAAACGTATTTCCACTACCCTTTTATTGCtcatttaatcagaacaacagttttcagctgtgctaacataattgcaaaagggttttctaatgatcaattagccttttaaaatgaccaacttcgattagctaacacaacgtgccattggaacacaggagtgatggttgctgataatgggcctctgtacgcctatgtagatattccaactGTGCAACAGTGACAgcgcttttttcgcgaatgtgcttgttaaatcGTCActcgtttggcaaagtaggctatgattcgatgataaattaacaggcaccgcattgattatttgcaacgcaggacaagctagttaatcTAGTAATACCATCAACCCTgtatagttaactagtgattatgttaagattgattgtttttataagataagtttaatgctagctagcaacttatcttggctccatgctgcactcacgtaacaggtggtctcctcgtggagtgcaacgTAATCGGCCATAATCTGCGTCCATAAAATggagattaccgattgttatgaaaacttgaaatcggccctaattaatcagttGACctctactccagagcgctcaggaccttagactggggcaatggttcaccttccaacaggacaacgaccctaaggacacagccaagaaaacgcatgagtggcttcgggacaagtctctgaatgtccttgagttgcccagccagagcccggacttgaacccgatcgaacatctctggagagaccttaaaatagctgtgcagcgacgctacccatccaacctgacagagcttttttaaatgtatttttattttacctttatttaactaggcaagtcagttaaaaacaaattcttattttcaatgacagtctaggaacagtgggttaactgccttgttcaggggcagaacgacagatttttagcttgtcagcttggggatttgatcttgtaacctttcagttactagtccaacgctctaacctgctGCCccagcttgagaggatttgcagaaaagaaggggagaaactccccaaatacaggtgtgccaagcttgtagcatcatacacaataagactcgaggctgtaatcgctgacaaaggtgcttcaacaaagtattaagtaaagtgtctgaatacttatgtaaataaggtatttgcaaaaatggctaaaaaactgttttcacttcatcatcattttcacttaatcatcatttaaaaaaatctattttcgaataaggctgtaacgtaataaaatgtggaaaacgtgacggggtctgaatactttcagaatgcactgtatatacagtaccagtcaaactttggacacacctactcattcaaaggtttctctttatttttactattttctacattgtagaataatactgaagacaacaaaactatgaaataacacatatggattcatgtagttaCCAAGAAAGtattaaagaaatcaaaatatattttatatttgagattcttcaaagtagccaccttttgccttgatgacagctttgcacactcttggcattaaagaaggtgtccaaacttttgactggtactgtaatatatatatatatatatatatatatatatatatatatatatatatatataacattttgttTTGAGGGGATACATTATTATTAATCAATTAAAATATTTATTCATTAACTATATTAAAGGTGCACTACGCATAAATTGCtatccatttcctggttgctaaaattctaataattCACCTAATTTAAGTTTATGTGAAAAAATAAACATAGataatgtagagaatcattgtactgtCTAAACCgcggtgaaatatattttcaataaccaaaaatatagtattttcagcctTTTTAAGCTGGTGTACAACACAAAGTAAGAGgctaaaactaaacttaagaacgggaagcatagaaatagaacataTGGAACAGATCtactaccgcttcttagacttgctttcaatgagaatgacagatttataactcacatttttatgtgaatttggtcaggttggcaaaaagttacatattgcagctttaagcatTTCCCCTCATTGCTCACTGGTAACTTACCATCCCAGTCATGAAATCTAGGCCATAGTTGTCAAGGTTAGTGCGCTCACTTTCCCCCTCTGTTCCAATCAGTGTGACATAAATGTAGTCAGATGAGCCAGAGAATAGACCGTCCCCTGTAGTCACCTTTACTTTGTATTCAACCATGGTGAGCCAACAGGAAAACTGGAAAAGGCCAAAAAATACTTAACACAGACAAAGAGGTTCTATTGTTCAATGCAATAAACACTTTTTGCCAAACAATATAATCATTACAATattttctgagatactggaattTGTGATTTTTGTTATAGAGTATACCACAAGCATTGTTTTCTAGATAATATCCAAATGAAGACGTTCTCGGAACCCCCAGACGTTTCACAATTTTATTGTAGCCCTGAACTACCTCACCTGATTCACTTAGTCAAGGACTTGATAATAAGTTGACAATTTTAATCAGATGTGTTAGCTCTGGAGTAGATCAAATACATGGGACGGCTGTGGGTCCTCAGGagaagtttgagaaccactggcctATGGTATGGTTCTACATACAAGCTTTTAGCAATATGCAATATTTTAAAGTCAGCATACCTTATCAATGAATGGAGATtatggagtctctctctctcgctctctgtatgGACTTTGTCTCACCGGTTACTTGTACTGTATTTTAAGGGCTGCCCCCTCACCTTGGTCTAACAGGTTCCTCGGTTATAACCAGCGGATCGCCTTGGTCTAACAGGTTGGTCTAACAGGTTCCTCGGTTAGAACCAGCGGACCGCATTGGTCTATCAGGTTCCTCGGTTAGAACCAACGGATTGCCTTGGTCAAACAGGTTCCTCAGTTAGAACCAGCGGACCGCATTGGTCTAACAGGTTCCTCGGTTAGAATCAGCggattttgtgtgcaaatgttgaTAATGTACAAACAATCAACAATCCATCTATTTTTAAATCCAGAATGTAGCATATCACCAAGACCAGAACAGAAAAACAATGCGTATTGAGCTCATCACCAATACAGCATGTAATGATGGGTACAGCCAA from Salvelinus sp. IW2-2015 linkage group LG14, ASM291031v2, whole genome shotgun sequence includes:
- the si:dkey-17e16.9 gene encoding hydroperoxide isomerase ALOXE3 codes for the protein MVEYKVKVTTGDGLFSGSSDYIYVTLIGTEGESERTNLDNYGLDFMTGMTGTYTVTNPSSLGRLLLVKLEKEQYLFLPENELFCSKVVVTMPEGDVILFPCYRWVSRGEVVELRGGKARKIFEDELPLLVDHRKKELERHKKLFQWLVYAEGVTHINNATEVSALPSEVTFSFSKKSEFIYTKAAAIAELKLKCLLNSTEQWKDLEMMKTVFWKNRTPISEYVSEHWKEDDFFGSQFLIGTNPNVIQRCTTLPPNFPVTDEMVQPFLKDGSSLAMEMQEGNIFLCDYKRLEGVPTRVVNGKPLPLTAALCLFYKNPEDKLLPIAIQLEQQPSQQNPIFLPSDSKHDWLLAKIFVRNADFSEYQISYHLLGTHLLAEAFTMATFRSLPIIHPLHKLLIPHFRYTLQINLLARERLLSPDGPLANGAMGQEGLRELMKRAQSEITYSSLCLPENIVARGLESIPNFYYREDGLKLWKIINSFVQGMVEHFYSSDSEVSRDSELQDWINEIFIHGFLGNNKSGIPKRFDKVEEVVKFITMIIFTVSAQHCALNMGQFDYGGWVPNNPLLLRKAPPTMKGRSSMKTILEVLPNISTTVNNMASTWLLSKRYSDTIPLGTYPDQHFDEAVPMQIIKQFQAELSYLSRSIIKRNATLTLPYNYLNPAEMENSVSI